The following is a genomic window from Geobacillus subterraneus.
TTTTTCTCGGCGGGGGCGGACATTAACTTTTTGCGTTCGGCCGACCCGCGGTTCAAAACGCAATTTTGCTTGTTCTGCAATGAGACGCTTGATAAAATCGCCCGCTCGCCGCAAGTGTATATCGCTTGTTTAGAAGGGCATACAGTCGGCGGGGGCTTGGAGATGGCGCTCGCGTGCGACTTGCGGTTTATGGGGGATGAAGCAGGAAAAATCGGGCTGCCGGAAGTGACGCTCGGGGTGTTGGCTGGCACAGGCGGGACGCAGCGGCTGGCGCGGTTGGTCGGCTACTCGCGGGCGCTGGATATGAACATTACGGGAGAAACGATCACGCCGCAAGAGGCGCTTGACATCGGGCTGGTGAACCGGGTGTTCCCGCAGGCGGAAACGAGAGAGCGGACGCGGGAGTATGCGCGCAAGCTCGTTAACAGCGCGACGTATGCGATTTCAAACATCAAGCTGTCGATCATGAACGGCAAAGAAATGCCGCTTAATGTGGCGATCCGCTATGAAGGCGAGCTGCAAAACTTGCTGTTCCGTTCGGAAGACGCCAAAGAAGGGT
Proteins encoded in this region:
- a CDS encoding enoyl-CoA hydratase/isomerase family protein — encoded protein: MKMANAVTVEKKYLTVVKEEGIAEIHLHINKSNSYDLEFYKEFNAAIDDIRFDPDIKVVIIMSDVPKFFSAGADINFLRSADPRFKTQFCLFCNETLDKIARSPQVYIACLEGHTVGGGLEMALACDLRFMGDEAGKIGLPEVTLGVLAGTGGTQRLARLVGYSRALDMNITGETITPQEALDIGLVNRVFPQAETRERTREYARKLVNSATYAISNIKLSIMNGKEMPLNVAIRYEGELQNLLFRSEDAKEGLSAFLEKRQPNWKGI